From Streptomyces fungicidicus, one genomic window encodes:
- a CDS encoding ATP-binding cassette domain-containing protein: MTRIDKGAGSAVTVRGLVKHYGGTKALDGVDLDVREGTVMGVLGPNGAGKTTLVRILSTLLTPTAGHATVAGYDVVRQPRQLRRVIGLTGQYASVDEKLPGWENLYLIGRLLDLSRKEARARADELLERFSLTDAARRPAATYSGGMRRRLDLAASMIGRPAVLYLDEPTTGLDPRTRNEVWDEVKRLVGDGVTVLLTTQYMEEAEQLASELTVVDRGKVIASGGIEELKSRVGGRTLRIRPADPLRLRPLADALDALGITGLATTTVDTERASVLVPVLSDEQLTAVVGAVTGMDLTLSSLTTELPSLDEVFLSLTGHRASAPQDAVPAGTPEEVAA, translated from the coding sequence ATGACGCGAATCGACAAGGGCGCGGGGAGCGCCGTCACCGTGCGGGGGCTGGTCAAGCACTACGGCGGGACCAAGGCGCTGGACGGTGTCGACCTGGATGTGCGGGAGGGCACCGTGATGGGGGTGCTCGGGCCGAACGGCGCCGGGAAGACCACTCTCGTACGGATCCTGTCCACCCTTCTCACGCCGACCGCGGGGCACGCCACCGTCGCCGGGTACGACGTGGTCCGCCAGCCCCGGCAGCTGCGCCGGGTGATCGGGCTGACCGGGCAGTACGCCTCCGTGGACGAGAAGCTCCCGGGCTGGGAGAACCTGTATCTGATCGGGCGGCTGCTCGACCTGTCCCGCAAGGAGGCACGGGCCCGCGCCGACGAGCTGCTGGAGCGGTTCTCGCTCACCGACGCGGCCCGGCGGCCGGCGGCCACCTACTCCGGCGGTATGCGGCGGCGCCTGGACCTGGCCGCCTCGATGATCGGCCGGCCGGCCGTGCTGTACCTGGACGAGCCCACCACGGGCCTGGACCCCCGCACCCGCAACGAGGTGTGGGACGAGGTCAAGCGGCTGGTCGGGGACGGGGTGACCGTGCTGCTGACCACCCAGTACATGGAGGAGGCCGAGCAGCTTGCCTCCGAGCTGACCGTGGTGGACCGGGGCAAGGTCATCGCGAGCGGCGGCATCGAGGAGCTGAAGTCCAGGGTCGGCGGCCGTACGCTGCGGATCCGCCCGGCCGACCCGCTGCGGTTGCGCCCGCTGGCGGACGCCCTCGACGCGCTGGGCATCACCGGGCTCGCCACGACCACCGTGGACACCGAGCGGGCCTCGGTGCTCGTCCCCGTGCTGAGCGACGAGCAGCTGACCGCCGTGGTCGGCGCGGTGACCGGGATGGACCTCACGCTCAGCTCGCTCACCACCGAACTGCCCAGCCTGGACGAGGTGTTCCTGTCCCTCACCGGCCACCGTGCCAGTGCCCCGCAGGACGCCGTACCCGCCGGGACCCCCGAGGAGGTCGCCGCATGA
- a CDS encoding ABC transporter permease, with product MSAVTVTTGPRADARIPLRAHVRHTGALVRRNLLWIRQDPESMFDAVLFPIVFTLLFVYVFGGSIGQSLGGGQQAYVQYIVPGLMAMMGMNMAQGVGTGFNQDFNTGVMDRFRSLPIGRGSVLFAKISVEMLRMLIATAILMVVGVLVGFDITDWPGLFAAVGLSAVFGSALMWIFITLGVVMKNAQSVQAMGFLVLMPLQFGSSIFAPTQSMPGWLEAFTRYNPLSSLADAARGLMVGGPVAHDLWMTLAWSVGITAVMAPVAIHKFRTKS from the coding sequence ATGAGCGCCGTCACCGTCACCACCGGACCACGCGCGGACGCGCGCATCCCGCTGCGCGCCCATGTGCGGCACACCGGCGCCCTCGTACGGCGCAACCTGCTGTGGATACGGCAGGACCCGGAGTCGATGTTCGACGCCGTGCTGTTCCCGATCGTCTTCACCCTGCTGTTCGTGTACGTCTTCGGCGGCTCGATCGGGCAGTCGCTGGGCGGCGGGCAGCAGGCGTACGTGCAGTACATCGTGCCCGGACTGATGGCCATGATGGGCATGAACATGGCTCAGGGGGTGGGCACCGGGTTCAACCAGGACTTCAACACCGGGGTCATGGACCGTTTCCGGTCGCTGCCGATCGGGCGGGGCTCGGTGCTGTTCGCGAAGATCTCCGTCGAGATGCTGCGGATGCTGATCGCCACGGCGATCCTGATGGTCGTCGGTGTGCTGGTCGGTTTCGACATCACCGACTGGCCGGGGCTGTTCGCCGCCGTGGGACTGTCCGCGGTGTTCGGCTCGGCGCTGATGTGGATCTTCATCACGCTGGGTGTGGTGATGAAGAACGCGCAGTCGGTGCAGGCGATGGGCTTCCTGGTGCTGATGCCGCTGCAGTTCGGCTCGTCGATCTTCGCGCCGACGCAGTCGATGCCGGGCTGGCTGGAGGCGTTCACCCGGTACAACCCGCTGTCCTCGCTGGCGGACGCGGCGCGCGGGCTGATGGTGGGCGGCCCGGTCGCCCACGACCTGTGGATGACGCTGGCCTGGTCGGTGGGGATCACGGCGGTGATGGCGCCGGTCGCCATCCACAAGTTCCGCACCAAGAGCTGA
- a CDS encoding BTAD domain-containing putative transcriptional regulator, whose amino-acid sequence MDPVRYRILGTTQALRPDGTAVPVGGARLRALLTVLALRPGRTVPVGLLVDEVWDGDPPADATGALQALVGRLRRTLGADAIASADGGYRLTAAPDDIDLHRFERLAGDGARALADGDPAKAAAVLDDALALWRGPALAGLPDRTADAARLETRRLDALRARHTAALALGDAERSLPELTALCDGHPLDEPLQALRLRALRDTGRTAEALAAFEDVRRLLADRLGSDPGSELRALHAELLKPEPDPAPADRGSGPPGNLRARLTSFVGREADIATIRADLAAARLVTLLGPGGAGKTRLSQEAADTLRRNLPDGVWLAELAPVEDPDAVPEAVLTAVGARETVLYGAGAESMRAVTDRHAEPVERLAEHCGPRRMLLILDNCEHVVEAAAHLVEALLERCPGLTVLATSREPLGVRGELLRPVEPLPEPVALRLLADRGAAARPGFRTDADDGTAAACAEICRRLDGLPLAIELAAARLRMLTPRQIADRLDDRFRLLTSGSRTALPRQQTLRAVVDWSWDLLGEDERDVLSRLSVFAGGCDLAAAEAVCGPAALDALGSLVDKSLVVAAPSGDGEMRYRLLETVAEYAGERLDESVRRPEAERAHLTYYREVARTTEPLLRGPHQVTAIARLEREYENLRTAVRHALALRDEQEALCITLSLTWYWQMRDLRIEARNWCSEVMALAPDPFTEPVRPAAPLWQRCTDTPPPMTGEVLAEARRGVHLAHLAHMDTELDDWQTPQAQHKLRLVGATYQPGMPQTCRPPGLLWVFAVMLTGDMERLRQVVDAAIRTCRENPGFEWELASNLQLRANFLANRSDWAGDARRDADEALEIHRRLGDTWGVAEALSARGEARERAGAYRDAAADFEAAIEHADRLGARAHTAVLTARLGSALLEAGDPERGERLLREVIDDSRGRHTEALPAARLLLTGWLCTTGRTAEAREHLRLLREEFRIAHYVVFDAFILGAEGWLEVAEGHDERGLAVIRQALRQAEDPLSAAMAPHMRSAYVTMGAAALAGLDGGRHARDAARCLGAADSWLPPGHSAPRLEREVREHAEARTRSALGDTAYETAYAEGAGLSPEEADALLAVA is encoded by the coding sequence ATGGACCCCGTGCGCTACCGCATCCTCGGCACCACCCAGGCACTCCGCCCCGACGGCACCGCCGTCCCGGTAGGCGGGGCGCGGCTGCGCGCGCTGCTGACCGTGCTCGCCCTGCGGCCCGGCCGTACCGTGCCCGTGGGCCTGCTGGTCGACGAGGTCTGGGACGGTGATCCGCCGGCCGACGCCACCGGGGCGCTCCAGGCGCTGGTGGGGCGGCTGCGCCGGACGCTCGGCGCGGACGCGATCGCCTCCGCCGACGGCGGCTACCGGCTGACCGCCGCACCCGACGACATCGATCTGCACCGTTTCGAGCGGCTGGCCGGCGACGGCGCGCGCGCCCTCGCCGACGGCGACCCGGCGAAGGCGGCCGCCGTGCTCGACGACGCCCTCGCCCTGTGGCGCGGCCCCGCCCTCGCCGGTCTGCCCGACCGCACCGCCGACGCGGCCCGCCTGGAGACCCGGCGCCTGGATGCGCTGCGCGCCCGGCACACCGCCGCTCTCGCCCTCGGCGACGCCGAGCGGTCCCTGCCCGAGCTGACCGCGCTGTGCGACGGCCACCCCCTCGACGAGCCCCTCCAGGCGCTGCGGCTGCGCGCCCTGCGCGACACCGGCCGCACCGCCGAGGCGCTGGCCGCCTTCGAGGACGTACGGCGGCTGCTCGCGGACCGCCTCGGCTCCGACCCCGGCAGCGAACTGCGGGCACTGCACGCCGAGTTGCTGAAACCCGAGCCGGATCCCGCGCCCGCGGACCGGGGGAGCGGACCGCCGGGCAACCTGCGGGCCCGGCTGACCTCGTTCGTCGGCCGGGAGGCGGACATCGCGACCATCCGCGCGGACCTGGCCGCCGCCCGTCTGGTGACCCTCCTCGGGCCGGGCGGAGCCGGCAAGACCCGGCTGTCGCAGGAGGCCGCCGACACCCTGCGGCGGAACCTCCCCGACGGGGTGTGGCTCGCCGAACTCGCCCCCGTCGAAGACCCGGACGCCGTCCCCGAGGCCGTGCTCACCGCCGTCGGCGCCCGCGAGACCGTGCTGTACGGCGCCGGCGCGGAGAGCATGCGGGCCGTCACCGACCGGCACGCCGAACCGGTGGAACGGCTCGCCGAGCACTGCGGCCCGCGCCGCATGCTGCTGATCCTCGACAACTGCGAACACGTCGTCGAGGCCGCCGCCCACCTGGTCGAGGCGCTGCTGGAGCGCTGCCCCGGGCTCACCGTCCTCGCCACCAGCCGCGAACCGCTCGGTGTGCGGGGCGAGCTGCTGCGTCCGGTGGAGCCGCTGCCCGAGCCGGTCGCGCTGCGCCTGCTCGCCGACCGCGGGGCCGCCGCCCGCCCCGGCTTCCGCACCGACGCCGACGACGGGACCGCCGCCGCGTGCGCGGAGATCTGCCGCCGCCTGGACGGACTGCCGCTCGCCATCGAACTCGCCGCCGCCCGGCTGCGGATGCTCACGCCGCGGCAGATCGCCGACCGGCTCGACGACCGGTTCCGGCTGCTCACCTCCGGCAGCCGCACCGCCCTCCCCAGACAGCAGACCCTGCGGGCCGTCGTCGACTGGTCCTGGGACCTGCTCGGCGAAGACGAACGCGACGTGCTGAGCCGCCTGTCGGTCTTCGCCGGCGGCTGCGACCTCGCCGCCGCCGAGGCCGTGTGCGGGCCGGCCGCGCTCGACGCGCTCGGCTCCCTCGTCGACAAGTCCCTGGTGGTGGCGGCCCCCTCGGGCGACGGCGAGATGCGCTACCGCCTCCTGGAGACCGTCGCCGAGTACGCCGGCGAACGCCTCGACGAGTCCGTCCGCCGCCCGGAGGCGGAACGGGCGCATCTGACGTACTACCGCGAAGTCGCCCGCACCACCGAGCCGTTGCTGCGCGGCCCGCACCAGGTGACCGCCATCGCCCGGCTGGAGCGGGAGTACGAGAACCTCCGCACGGCCGTGCGCCACGCCCTCGCCCTGCGCGACGAGCAGGAGGCGCTCTGCATCACCCTGTCGCTCACCTGGTATTGGCAGATGCGCGATCTGCGCATCGAGGCCCGCAACTGGTGCTCCGAGGTCATGGCCCTCGCCCCCGACCCGTTCACCGAACCGGTACGGCCCGCCGCCCCGCTGTGGCAGCGCTGCACCGACACCCCGCCCCCGATGACCGGCGAGGTCCTCGCCGAGGCCCGGCGCGGGGTGCACCTGGCCCATCTCGCCCACATGGACACCGAACTGGACGACTGGCAGACCCCGCAGGCACAGCACAAGCTGCGCCTCGTCGGCGCGACGTACCAGCCGGGCATGCCGCAGACCTGCCGCCCGCCCGGCCTGCTCTGGGTGTTCGCCGTGATGCTGACCGGCGACATGGAGCGCCTGCGCCAGGTCGTCGACGCGGCGATCCGCACCTGCCGGGAGAACCCCGGATTCGAATGGGAGCTGGCCTCCAACCTCCAGCTGCGCGCCAACTTCCTGGCCAACCGCAGCGACTGGGCCGGTGACGCCCGCCGCGACGCCGACGAGGCCCTGGAGATCCACCGCAGGCTCGGCGACACCTGGGGCGTCGCCGAGGCGCTCTCCGCGCGCGGCGAGGCCCGCGAGCGGGCCGGCGCGTACCGGGACGCCGCCGCGGACTTCGAGGCGGCCATCGAGCACGCCGACCGTCTGGGCGCCCGCGCCCACACGGCGGTGCTCACCGCCCGGCTGGGCAGCGCGCTGCTGGAGGCGGGCGACCCGGAGCGGGGCGAGCGGCTGCTGCGCGAGGTCATCGACGACAGCAGGGGCCGCCACACCGAGGCCCTGCCCGCCGCCCGGCTGCTCCTGACCGGCTGGCTCTGCACCACCGGCCGCACGGCGGAGGCACGGGAGCACCTGCGGCTGCTGCGCGAGGAGTTCCGCATCGCGCACTACGTCGTCTTCGACGCGTTCATCCTCGGCGCCGAGGGCTGGCTGGAGGTGGCCGAGGGCCACGACGAGCGGGGTCTGGCCGTCATCCGCCAGGCCCTCCGGCAGGCGGAGGACCCGCTGTCCGCCGCCATGGCACCCCATATGCGCTCGGCCTACGTCACCATGGGCGCCGCGGCCCTCGCCGGACTCGACGGCGGACGGCACGCCCGGGACGCGGCCCGCTGCCTGGGCGCCGCCGACTCCTGGCTGCCGCCCGGGCACAGCGCCCCGCGCCTGGAGCGCGAGGTGCGCGAACACGCCGAGGCGCGCACCCGCTCGGCGCTCGGCGACACGGCCTACGAGACCGCGTACGCCGAGGGCGCCGGCCTCTCCCCCGAGGAGGCCGACGCCCTGCTGGCAGTGGCGTGA
- a CDS encoding site-2 protease family protein, producing MTTAATRHSDRRISPVFLGILAVTAVTGWATWTGFAELPGVAVFLFVTAAWIVSLCLHEYAHARTALHSGDISVGAKGYLTLNPMKYTHALLSIVLPVVFVIMGGIGLPGGAVFIERGRIRGRWRHSLISAAGPLTNVLFAVVCTAPFWLGALDGVPADFRFALAFLALLQVTAAILNFLPVPGLDGYGVIEPWLSHGVRRQVEPFAPFGLLFVFALLWVPAVNGVFFDVVDSLLGALGIHELDTYCGYDLFRFWQDTSGVCPVSS from the coding sequence ATGACCACCGCCGCCACCCGTCACAGCGACCGGAGGATCAGCCCGGTCTTCCTGGGCATCCTGGCCGTGACGGCGGTCACCGGCTGGGCCACCTGGACCGGGTTCGCCGAGCTGCCGGGCGTGGCCGTGTTCCTGTTCGTGACGGCCGCCTGGATCGTCTCCCTGTGCCTGCACGAGTACGCGCACGCGCGCACGGCGCTGCACAGCGGCGACATATCGGTGGGCGCCAAGGGCTATCTCACGCTCAACCCGATGAAGTACACCCACGCCCTGCTGAGCATCGTGCTCCCGGTGGTCTTCGTGATCATGGGCGGGATCGGTCTGCCGGGCGGTGCCGTGTTCATCGAGCGCGGCCGGATCCGGGGGCGCTGGCGGCACAGCCTGATCTCGGCGGCGGGCCCGCTGACGAACGTGCTGTTCGCGGTGGTGTGCACGGCGCCCTTCTGGCTGGGCGCGCTGGACGGCGTACCGGCCGACTTCCGGTTCGCGCTGGCCTTCCTCGCGCTGCTCCAGGTGACGGCGGCGATCCTGAACTTCCTGCCGGTGCCGGGTCTCGACGGCTACGGCGTGATCGAGCCGTGGCTCTCCCACGGCGTCCGCCGCCAGGTCGAGCCCTTCGCCCCCTTCGGCCTCCTCTTCGTCTTCGCCCTCCTGTGGGTGCCGGCGGTGAACGGCGTGTTCTTCGACGTGGTCGACTCCCTGCTCGGCGCGCTCGGCATCCACGAGCTCGACACCTACTGCGGCTACGACCTGTTCCGCTTCTGGCAGGACACGAGCGGGGTCTGCCCGGTCAGTTCGTGA
- the npdG gene encoding NADPH-dependent F420 reductase gives MTSSDSAQQPAKAPAKDPWDLPDVSGLVVGVLGGTGPQGKGLAYRLAKAGQKVIIGSRAAERARAAAEELGHGVEGADNAETARRSDIVIVAVPWDGHGKTLESLREELAGKLVVDCVNPLGFDKQGAYALKPEEGSAAQQAAALLPDSRVTAAFHHLSAVLLQDPEIDEIDTDVMVLGEGRADVETVQALAARIPGMRGVFAGRLRNAHQVESLVANLISVNRRYKAHAGLRVTDV, from the coding sequence ATGACCTCCAGTGACAGCGCACAGCAGCCCGCGAAGGCCCCCGCCAAGGACCCCTGGGACCTGCCCGACGTCTCCGGGCTCGTCGTCGGCGTGCTCGGCGGCACGGGACCCCAGGGCAAGGGCCTCGCGTACCGGCTCGCCAAGGCCGGCCAGAAGGTGATCATCGGCTCCCGGGCCGCCGAGCGCGCCCGGGCCGCCGCCGAGGAACTCGGGCACGGCGTCGAGGGCGCCGACAACGCCGAGACCGCCCGCCGCAGCGACATCGTGATCGTCGCCGTGCCCTGGGACGGCCACGGCAAGACCCTCGAGTCCCTGCGCGAGGAACTGGCCGGCAAGCTCGTCGTCGACTGCGTCAACCCGCTCGGCTTCGACAAGCAGGGCGCCTACGCGCTGAAGCCGGAGGAGGGCAGCGCCGCCCAGCAGGCCGCCGCGCTGCTCCCGGACTCCCGTGTCACCGCCGCCTTCCACCACCTGTCGGCCGTGCTGCTCCAGGACCCGGAGATCGACGAGATCGACACCGATGTGATGGTGCTCGGCGAGGGCCGCGCCGACGTGGAGACGGTGCAGGCGCTGGCCGCCCGCATCCCCGGCATGCGGGGCGTCTTCGCCGGGCGGCTGCGCAACGCCCACCAGGTGGAGTCGCTGGTCGCCAACCTGATCTCGGTCAACCGCCGCTACAAGGCACACGCCGGGCTCCGCGTCACGGACGTATGA